Proteins encoded within one genomic window of Flavobacterium gilvum:
- a CDS encoding peptide-N-glycosidase F-related protein gives MKNKFVKVILLVLAFANNVTAQKIEIFDQVRVNFEESRKDFSSDNNGYIYFGGGQYVFKKVTFPKQKLNTKAELSVTVISGGDRYDRAGSIYVLPVDKNNSLEDVVKNKKFASNEFTKIKTVVPEGNFGPTVELMRFMTTFGVGFFSNDSLKRKPVYIPYWEKEVKWKEDISQFSTLLQGEVWIGVHIGNYTKGGHIVSASVNLTPSELSCDVAKNKVVVPILNTDPFGTNQGNDELFAYKDFQVEFNLPKGAKNAKLYYITTGHGGHSEGDEFVKKQNIAKIDDKKVIDFIPWRDDCASFRRFNPGTGVWLKKRVAPYIQEETGTYTTKEIEEPIASSDLSRSNWCPGSNVQPMVVPLDLKAGKHTAVFSIPEAQKNANGTSNHWMVSSYIVYEL, from the coding sequence ATGAAAAATAAATTTGTCAAGGTGATTTTGTTGGTCTTGGCTTTTGCCAATAATGTCACCGCTCAGAAAATAGAAATTTTTGATCAGGTACGAGTAAACTTTGAAGAAAGTCGTAAAGATTTTTCATCCGATAATAATGGATATATTTATTTTGGAGGAGGACAGTATGTGTTTAAAAAAGTGACTTTTCCAAAACAGAAATTGAACACCAAAGCAGAATTAAGTGTTACGGTAATTTCTGGAGGTGACCGTTACGATCGCGCCGGTTCGATTTATGTATTGCCTGTGGACAAAAATAATTCATTGGAAGATGTGGTGAAAAACAAAAAGTTTGCCTCTAATGAATTTACAAAAATTAAAACTGTTGTACCCGAAGGAAATTTTGGACCTACAGTAGAGTTAATGCGCTTTATGACAACTTTTGGTGTTGGATTTTTCAGCAATGATTCCTTGAAACGTAAACCGGTTTATATTCCATATTGGGAAAAAGAAGTGAAATGGAAAGAGGATATTTCGCAATTCTCGACTTTATTGCAAGGCGAAGTTTGGATTGGTGTTCACATCGGGAATTATACCAAAGGAGGTCATATCGTAAGTGCATCCGTAAATCTCACGCCAAGCGAGTTGAGTTGTGATGTTGCTAAAAATAAAGTGGTTGTGCCGATTTTAAACACAGATCCTTTTGGAACAAATCAAGGTAACGACGAACTTTTTGCCTACAAAGATTTTCAAGTAGAATTTAATTTGCCGAAAGGAGCAAAAAATGCAAAACTATATTATATAACGACTGGCCACGGAGGTCATAGTGAAGGTGATGAATTTGTCAAAAAACAAAATATTGCAAAAATTGATGATAAAAAAGTAATTGATTTTATACCATGGAGAGATGATTGCGCCAGTTTTCGCCGATTCAATCCAGGTACGGGTGTTTGGTTGAAAAAACGAGTAGCACCTTATATACAGGAAGAAACAGGAACTTATACCACCAAAGAAATCGAAGAACCTATTGCCAGTAGTGATCTCAGTCGTTCCAATTGGTGTCCGGGAAGTAATGTACAGCCAATGGTTGTTCCTTTAGATTTAAAAGCTGGAAAACACACAGCAGTTTTTAGTATTCCCGAAGCCCAAAAAAATGCAAACGGAACTTCAAATCATTGGATGGTGAGTTCGTATATTGTTTATGAACTTTAA
- a CDS encoding LacI family DNA-binding transcriptional regulator has product MGKIITIKDIAKVANVSVTTVSFVLNDKGEKMGISNEVIKKVLKLAEEMSYRPNMIASSLRTGKTRSIGLIVEDISNQFFSEFARVIEREAVQLNYRVFYCSTGGDDARAIELVDSLLQANVDGFIITPTVGMKSTIDRLIDLQRPVVLIDRYFEDQNVSHVVLDNLDGGYTATRHFLEKGFKKIGFVTNLRELVQMQLRKQGYINALNEVGLYDESRTLSLEYHITEEERIEKISEFLNTVTDIDAVLFSTNYLLLAGLQSFKKLGLKIPKDKAVISFDDHDSFRLHSPSITVLSQPIEEMGKKTVRLLMLQMEDKAKFKEQKEKEKGSLIIRESV; this is encoded by the coding sequence ATGGGTAAAATAATTACTATTAAGGATATCGCCAAAGTGGCTAACGTATCGGTTACAACAGTCTCTTTTGTTTTGAATGATAAAGGAGAGAAGATGGGGATAAGCAATGAGGTAATTAAAAAAGTTCTAAAACTTGCAGAAGAAATGAGCTACAGACCCAATATGATTGCCAGTAGTTTGAGAACGGGCAAAACCAGATCTATTGGACTTATTGTTGAGGATATTTCAAATCAGTTTTTCTCTGAATTTGCCAGAGTGATAGAAAGAGAGGCTGTGCAATTGAACTATAGAGTGTTTTACTGTAGTACAGGAGGAGACGATGCTCGTGCGATTGAATTGGTTGATAGTTTATTACAAGCAAATGTTGATGGTTTTATTATCACGCCTACAGTGGGTATGAAATCTACAATAGATAGATTGATTGATTTGCAGCGCCCGGTTGTATTAATTGACCGATATTTTGAAGATCAAAATGTTAGTCATGTAGTACTTGATAATTTAGATGGTGGTTATACTGCCACACGCCATTTTTTGGAAAAAGGATTTAAAAAAATTGGATTTGTAACTAATTTAAGAGAATTGGTTCAGATGCAATTGAGAAAACAAGGCTATATCAATGCGCTGAATGAAGTTGGATTGTATGATGAGTCAAGAACACTTTCCTTAGAATATCATATTACAGAAGAAGAACGAATCGAAAAAATTAGTGAATTTTTGAATACAGTAACCGATATTGATGCTGTTTTGTTTAGTACCAATTATTTGCTGTTGGCAGGTTTGCAGTCATTTAAAAAATTGGGATTAAAAATTCCAAAAGACAAAGCGGTAATCAGTTTTGATGATCATGATAGTTTTAGATTACATTCTCCTTCGATAACGGTATTGTCACAGCCAATTGAGGAAATGGGAAAAAAAACAGTTCGTTTATTGATGTTGCAAATGGAGGACAAAGCTAAGTTTAAGGAGCAGAAAGAAAAGGAAAAGGGGAGTTTAATTATAAGAGAATCAGTTTAA
- a CDS encoding glycoside hydrolase family 3 C-terminal domain-containing protein, with translation MKKVIITVFSLLLVGYLHGQKKVSNPSYEKAVNELLAKMTLAEKVHILHGDHLYSFPGVERLGIPPFFPSDGPCSVRPELSDGGDYVNTNNKKDCATAFPTLSALAATWDVNMCYLFGNALSSENRARGKDMVLGPGVNIMRTPLNGRTFEYMGEDPFLTSKLCVPVIKGIQSNDIGACVKHFAMNNQELNRQSVNAKVDERTMREIYLPSFEAAVKQGDSWSIMGAYNKVNGDWSCENPFLLQTILRDEWGFKGLVVSDWGAIHDMKRAALAGCDIETDRGPYYKNLEKAVINKELSEEVVDVKVRRLLTYFFKTKKLGPDAGNRKSGSINTEEHKMVAKKIAAESIVLLKNSENILPLDKNSLKKILVIGRNADLKLCVGIQTSGYCNLDLAGGSGEAKPLYEITALDGLKNVLGTNTEIKYINSKEYSFEKALSSASKNFYNPGFVKMVQSMDAVLIFTGNSHAEEQEGADRLTLNLPAGQDEMVNALAGINPKTIVINQSGAPVAMPWIEKTNTVVQYWFSGQEGGNALAEVLFGTVNPSGKLPCTFPQKLEDVACHANKSYVDNEENYSEGVLVGYRWFDTKNIQPLFPFGHGLSYTQFEYGKLEMKKEMKSNEVFVVKIPVTNVGKREGAEVVQLYIHEKNPVLLRPEQELKGFSKVTLKPGETKMVEIQLSARDFSYWSVEQKGWKASEGNFELRVGSSSRDIRAKGEVRFISSKK, from the coding sequence ATGAAAAAAGTCATTATTACAGTCTTCTCGCTTTTACTTGTGGGCTATTTGCATGGACAAAAAAAAGTATCAAATCCTTCTTATGAAAAAGCAGTAAATGAATTGCTCGCCAAAATGACTTTGGCAGAAAAAGTTCATATTCTTCATGGGGATCATTTGTATAGTTTTCCGGGTGTAGAACGATTAGGGATTCCACCATTTTTCCCTTCAGATGGACCATGCTCTGTTCGTCCTGAATTATCGGATGGGGGAGATTATGTAAACACGAATAATAAGAAAGATTGTGCAACAGCATTTCCAACACTTTCGGCACTTGCAGCCACATGGGATGTTAATATGTGTTATCTCTTTGGAAATGCGCTATCGAGTGAGAATCGTGCACGTGGTAAAGATATGGTTCTCGGACCAGGAGTAAATATTATGCGTACGCCTCTTAATGGCCGTACTTTTGAATACATGGGCGAAGATCCTTTTTTGACTTCAAAACTTTGTGTACCCGTGATTAAAGGGATACAAAGTAACGATATAGGTGCTTGCGTGAAGCATTTTGCAATGAACAATCAGGAATTAAACCGTCAAAGTGTAAATGCCAAAGTAGATGAACGTACTATGCGCGAAATTTATTTGCCAAGTTTTGAAGCGGCAGTAAAGCAAGGTGATTCCTGGAGTATAATGGGAGCCTACAACAAGGTAAATGGTGATTGGAGCTGTGAAAATCCGTTTTTATTGCAGACGATCCTTAGAGATGAATGGGGTTTTAAAGGGCTTGTTGTTAGTGATTGGGGAGCAATTCACGACATGAAACGAGCTGCACTTGCTGGTTGTGATATAGAAACCGATAGAGGGCCTTATTATAAAAATTTAGAAAAGGCTGTAATAAATAAGGAACTTTCGGAAGAAGTGGTTGATGTGAAAGTAAGAAGATTGTTAACATATTTCTTCAAAACTAAAAAATTAGGACCTGATGCAGGAAATAGAAAATCCGGTTCAATCAATACAGAAGAACATAAAATGGTAGCAAAAAAAATAGCTGCAGAGTCTATTGTATTGTTGAAAAATTCAGAAAATATCCTTCCTCTAGATAAAAACAGTTTAAAAAAGATTTTGGTTATCGGTAGAAATGCCGATTTGAAATTGTGTGTTGGAATTCAAACCAGTGGTTACTGTAATTTGGATTTAGCCGGAGGAAGTGGGGAAGCAAAACCGCTTTATGAAATAACAGCTCTCGATGGATTGAAAAATGTATTGGGAACAAATACTGAAATTAAATATATTAATTCAAAAGAATATTCATTTGAAAAGGCATTATCATCTGCATCAAAGAATTTTTACAATCCAGGGTTTGTGAAAATGGTACAATCGATGGATGCTGTTTTGATTTTTACTGGGAATTCTCATGCTGAGGAGCAAGAAGGAGCAGATAGATTGACACTTAATCTTCCGGCTGGACAAGACGAAATGGTGAATGCTCTAGCAGGAATTAACCCCAAGACAATTGTAATTAATCAAAGTGGTGCTCCGGTGGCAATGCCTTGGATAGAAAAAACAAATACTGTGGTTCAATATTGGTTCTCTGGTCAGGAAGGTGGTAATGCACTTGCAGAGGTTCTTTTTGGGACAGTAAACCCTTCAGGAAAATTGCCGTGTACTTTCCCTCAAAAACTAGAAGATGTAGCTTGTCATGCCAACAAAAGTTATGTGGATAATGAAGAAAATTACAGTGAAGGTGTTTTAGTAGGATATCGCTGGTTTGATACCAAAAACATTCAACCATTATTTCCTTTTGGGCACGGATTGTCTTATACACAATTTGAATATGGTAAGTTGGAAATGAAAAAGGAAATGAAAAGCAATGAGGTTTTTGTTGTGAAAATACCTGTGACCAATGTAGGGAAACGTGAAGGGGCTGAAGTTGTGCAATTGTATATTCATGAAAAAAATCCTGTATTGCTAAGACCAGAACAAGAATTAAAAGGATTCTCTAAAGTAACATTAAAACCGGGAGAAACCAAAATGGTAGAAATTCAACTTTCAGCACGTGATTTTTCCTATTGGTCTGTTGAGCAAAAAGGCTGGAAGGCTTCTGAAGGTAATTTCGAATTGCGTGTAGGTTCTTCATCGCGTGATATACGTGCCAAAGGAGAGGTAAGGTTCATTTCTTCTAAAAAATAA
- a CDS encoding family 20 glycosylhydrolase, with translation MKKAFLLLLLPFFCLAQAPYRVSIIPKPQNITFNEGGFVLKNGSTVGVTDPSLAPLANYLVATIAKENGLDLKVEKSGKTDITLSLGYKSEKSEAYKMDVSSNGIAISGASPAGILMSVATLQQLIPVGVSQTKIQFLKIEDYPRYNYRGAHLDVSRHFYSEEEVKHFLDLMARYKLNKFHWHLTDDQGWRIEIKKYPLLTEKGAWRKLNSQDRDCIKLSKEQDNSDFKLPKEHLKIVDNDTLYGGFYTQEQIKNVVKYAKERGIDVLPEIDMPGHFMAAIIGYPYLSCKGAAHMGTIFSDPLCVGNNESLKLAKGIYTEVAGLFPYEYMHLGADEVERTNWTACPKCQAKVKKEHLKGVEELQAWFVHDMEKHFNKLGKKLIGWDEILDGGLSPTATIMWWRNWAPKAIPTATEQGNKVIASPCFEMYFDLLEGPTSLESAYKYDPLKGLTPKQAKNVIGLQGNLWAETVPTVRRAEHQYFPRYFALSEGAWNGGKNGWEEFRSRVANEIEYLDAKKINYRVPNLTGFNDLNVFTDNETVTVNNILPNIIVRYTTDGSIPQATSTRYIAPFTVNETTKFNFRSFRSDGSGSEVYKAEFRKESYSKAYEGVFAGEGIIVKEYDSKSKKCADIKNSKLVKEYKSESMEMPKDFKGYAGLIFEGYFEVKSDGVYTFELASNDGSMLYVDGAMVIDNDGPHGNKAKTGQKALAKGWHKMTAEYFDLDSGGNFSVKIKSVDDKGFMMMNHFKN, from the coding sequence ATGAAAAAAGCATTCTTACTTTTATTGTTGCCATTTTTTTGTTTGGCACAAGCTCCATATCGAGTTTCTATTATTCCCAAACCGCAAAATATAACCTTTAATGAAGGTGGTTTTGTTTTGAAAAACGGTTCGACTGTTGGTGTTACCGATCCAAGTCTTGCGCCTTTGGCAAATTATCTTGTAGCAACAATTGCTAAAGAAAATGGTCTGGATTTGAAAGTTGAAAAAAGTGGCAAAACAGATATCACTCTTTCGTTGGGTTACAAAAGCGAAAAATCGGAAGCTTATAAAATGGATGTTTCCAGTAACGGAATCGCCATCAGTGGAGCTTCACCAGCCGGTATCCTGATGTCAGTTGCAACTTTACAACAACTGATTCCCGTTGGCGTAAGCCAAACAAAAATACAATTCCTGAAAATAGAAGATTATCCAAGATACAATTATCGAGGAGCTCATTTGGATGTAAGTCGTCATTTTTATAGTGAAGAGGAAGTCAAACATTTTTTGGATTTGATGGCAAGATATAAGCTGAATAAATTTCACTGGCATTTGACAGATGATCAAGGTTGGAGAATAGAAATCAAAAAATATCCTTTGTTGACTGAAAAAGGAGCTTGGCGTAAATTGAACAGTCAGGACAGAGATTGTATAAAATTGAGCAAAGAACAAGATAACAGCGATTTTAAATTACCAAAAGAGCATTTGAAAATTGTTGATAATGATACACTTTATGGTGGATTTTATACTCAAGAGCAAATTAAAAATGTGGTAAAATATGCCAAAGAAAGAGGAATTGATGTTTTGCCAGAAATTGATATGCCAGGGCATTTTATGGCAGCAATTATTGGTTATCCTTATCTTTCCTGCAAAGGGGCGGCGCACATGGGAACCATTTTTTCGGATCCATTGTGTGTAGGAAACAATGAATCTTTGAAATTGGCAAAAGGAATTTATACCGAAGTTGCCGGATTATTTCCTTATGAATACATGCATTTGGGAGCTGATGAAGTGGAGAGAACCAACTGGACAGCATGTCCAAAATGCCAGGCCAAAGTTAAGAAGGAACATTTAAAAGGGGTAGAGGAGCTGCAAGCTTGGTTTGTTCACGATATGGAAAAACATTTCAATAAATTAGGGAAGAAACTGATAGGCTGGGACGAAATTTTAGACGGTGGATTATCACCAACAGCGACAATTATGTGGTGGAGAAATTGGGCGCCAAAAGCAATTCCAACCGCAACAGAACAAGGAAATAAGGTTATCGCTAGTCCATGTTTCGAAATGTATTTTGATTTGCTGGAAGGACCAACTTCTTTAGAATCTGCTTATAAATATGATCCGCTGAAAGGGCTTACGCCAAAACAAGCCAAAAACGTGATTGGACTTCAGGGGAATCTTTGGGCAGAAACGGTTCCGACAGTTCGTCGTGCCGAACATCAATATTTTCCAAGGTATTTTGCACTTTCAGAAGGCGCCTGGAATGGTGGAAAAAACGGTTGGGAAGAATTCAGAAGCAGAGTGGCGAATGAAATCGAATATCTTGATGCCAAGAAAATAAATTATCGAGTTCCAAATCTGACAGGTTTCAACGATTTGAATGTTTTTACGGATAATGAAACCGTAACTGTAAACAATATTTTGCCAAATATTATCGTAAGATATACAACAGATGGTTCTATTCCGCAAGCTACTTCAACACGATATATTGCTCCTTTTACAGTGAATGAAACAACAAAGTTTAACTTTAGGTCATTTAGATCAGATGGTAGTGGGTCAGAAGTTTATAAAGCTGAATTCCGTAAGGAAAGTTATTCAAAAGCCTACGAAGGAGTTTTTGCAGGAGAGGGAATTATTGTAAAAGAATACGACTCTAAATCAAAAAAATGCGCTGACATCAAAAACAGCAAATTGGTAAAAGAATACAAATCAGAAAGCATGGAAATGCCAAAAGATTTTAAAGGATATGCTGGATTGATTTTTGAAGGTTATTTTGAAGTGAAATCAGATGGCGTTTACACTTTTGAATTAGCTTCTAATGATGGTTCGATGTTGTATGTGGATGGTGCAATGGTTATTGACAACGATGGGCCACATGGTAATAAAGCCAAAACAGGTCAAAAAGCTTTAGCAAAAGGTTGGCATAAAATGACAGCAGAGTATTTTGATTTGGATTCTGGAGGTAATTTCTCTGTCAAAATTAAATCAGTTGATGATAAGGGATTTATGATGATGAATCATTTTAAAAATTAA
- a CDS encoding GH92 family glycosyl hydrolase produces MKKILFIFVFQTVFTLSAQKKQFVDYVNPLVGASTNTDKAGVLHGLGKTFPGATTPFGLTQLNPNTITGGDNGPGYSYEHKTIEGFAFTQMSGIGWYGDLGNFLVMPTTGAMKTNSGKEKTGVKGYRSAYDKKSEVAKAGYYSVQLTDYNVKAEMTAAPHSGIMRFTFPENKQSRIQIDLARRVGGTSTEQYVRVVNENTIEGWMKCPPEGGGWGNGDGKGDYTVYFYAQFSKPLKNFGVWSVDIPNGISRKRQFVESGDFQKLTANAEILKGCREKQGKHLGFYTEFETKPNEQVLLKAGISFVNLEGAKQNLEADMKNWDFDSVLKNTTNLWNNALSKIKTEGGSEEQKAVFYTALYHTMIDPRSFADVNGNYPGGDGKIHQSKNFTKRTIFSGWDVFRSQMPLQNIINPEVVNDMINSLVELADENGTKYLERWEFLNAYSGCMIGNPAVSMITDAYKKGIRNFDVKKAYTFSKNSVDNVKTGYIGFSDDVSSTLENAYFDWCLSEFAKELGNPADAKIYAKRGQNYKNRFDPTVGWFRPKDKDGTWRAWPKDGRLAQDYGCVESNLYQQGWFVPHDTDGLVGLLGGKEKTIAELDTFFENVPADMSWNNYYNHANEPVHTIPFLYNRLGQPWKTQYWVREICARAYHNLPEEGLVGNEDVGQMSAWYVLAASGFHPLCPGDTRYELCSPIFDKVTLQLDKKYAKGNSFTITTKNNSAKNKYIQSAKLNGKNYNKCWIDHRDIANGGSLELTMGEKPNKNWGI; encoded by the coding sequence ATGAAAAAAATACTATTCATTTTCGTTTTTCAAACTGTTTTTACGCTTTCAGCACAAAAGAAACAATTTGTAGATTATGTGAATCCGTTGGTTGGTGCCAGTACTAATACTGATAAAGCTGGTGTTTTGCATGGATTGGGTAAGACTTTTCCGGGAGCAACCACACCTTTTGGTTTGACACAATTGAACCCAAATACAATTACGGGAGGAGATAACGGCCCGGGTTATAGTTACGAACACAAAACGATTGAAGGTTTTGCATTTACGCAAATGAGCGGAATTGGCTGGTATGGTGATTTGGGGAATTTCTTAGTGATGCCAACCACTGGAGCTATGAAAACCAATTCGGGAAAAGAAAAAACAGGAGTAAAAGGGTATCGTTCCGCTTATGACAAAAAATCAGAAGTTGCCAAAGCAGGTTATTATTCGGTGCAATTGACAGATTACAATGTAAAAGCAGAGATGACCGCAGCGCCTCATAGCGGAATAATGCGTTTTACTTTTCCTGAAAACAAACAATCGAGAATACAGATTGATTTGGCACGACGTGTTGGTGGTACATCAACTGAGCAATATGTGAGAGTTGTGAATGAAAATACTATCGAAGGCTGGATGAAATGCCCGCCAGAAGGTGGCGGTTGGGGAAATGGAGACGGTAAAGGTGATTATACCGTTTATTTCTATGCACAATTCAGTAAACCGTTGAAAAATTTCGGAGTTTGGAGTGTGGATATTCCAAATGGCATTAGCAGAAAAAGACAATTTGTAGAAAGTGGAGATTTTCAAAAATTGACAGCAAATGCTGAAATATTGAAAGGTTGTCGTGAAAAACAAGGCAAACATCTTGGGTTTTACACTGAATTTGAAACCAAACCAAATGAACAAGTTTTGCTTAAAGCGGGAATTTCATTTGTAAACTTGGAAGGTGCCAAACAGAATTTGGAAGCCGATATGAAGAATTGGGATTTTGATTCGGTCTTAAAAAATACGACAAACCTTTGGAACAATGCTTTAAGCAAAATAAAAACAGAAGGCGGTTCTGAAGAACAAAAAGCTGTTTTCTACACGGCACTTTATCACACTATGATAGATCCCCGTTCATTTGCAGATGTAAATGGGAATTATCCTGGAGGTGACGGTAAAATTCATCAATCAAAAAACTTTACAAAGCGAACTATTTTTAGCGGTTGGGATGTTTTTCGAAGCCAAATGCCTTTGCAAAATATCATAAATCCTGAAGTTGTAAATGATATGATTAATTCATTGGTTGAATTGGCTGATGAAAATGGCACCAAATACTTAGAACGTTGGGAATTTTTGAATGCTTATAGCGGCTGTATGATAGGAAATCCGGCTGTGAGCATGATAACAGATGCTTACAAAAAAGGCATCCGAAATTTTGATGTAAAAAAGGCATATACATTTTCTAAAAATAGTGTTGATAATGTTAAAACTGGATATATTGGCTTTTCCGATGATGTTTCTAGCACATTGGAAAATGCTTACTTTGATTGGTGTTTATCAGAATTTGCAAAAGAATTAGGGAATCCAGCAGATGCCAAAATATATGCTAAAAGAGGGCAGAATTATAAAAACAGATTTGACCCAACAGTTGGCTGGTTTCGACCAAAAGACAAAGACGGGACTTGGAGAGCATGGCCAAAAGATGGACGATTGGCTCAGGATTACGGTTGTGTCGAAAGCAATTTGTATCAGCAAGGCTGGTTTGTACCGCATGATACGGATGGTTTGGTTGGATTGTTGGGCGGAAAGGAAAAAACAATTGCAGAATTGGATACATTTTTCGAGAATGTTCCCGCAGATATGTCGTGGAATAATTATTACAATCATGCTAATGAGCCAGTTCATACTATTCCGTTTTTGTATAATAGATTGGGACAACCTTGGAAAACACAGTATTGGGTAAGAGAAATTTGTGCGAGAGCTTACCACAATTTACCCGAAGAAGGTCTTGTTGGAAATGAAGATGTAGGACAAATGTCGGCTTGGTATGTATTAGCAGCTTCTGGATTTCATCCGCTTTGTCCGGGGGATACGAGATATGAATTGTGCAGCCCGATTTTTGATAAAGTGACACTTCAATTGGATAAAAAATACGCCAAAGGAAATTCATTTACCATTACAACAAAAAACAATTCAGCAAAAAATAAATATATCCAATCAGCAAAACTCAATGGTAAAAACTATAATAAATGCTGGATTGATCACCGTGATATAGCCAATGGTGGAAGCCTCGAATTGACTATGGGCGAAAAGCCAAATAAAAACTGGGGGATTTAA